Within the Granulicella sibirica genome, the region AAGACTCCGGGGTTTGCGCTGGAGTCAACGTTTGCCGTGGGCACTTCCACGCCGATCCAGGCAGAGACAAGGCCACTCAACCTTACGATCGGGGCCACGACCATGACGATCCCGGCTGGGGGGCTGGTGAAGAACGCCCTCGGGTACAGCTTCTCGGGTACGGTGAATGGGGTTCGACTCTTACTGTTCCTTGCGTCCGCGGCTCCTCAACCCGGCGCTCAGACAACGTGCGGCACACCGGCGTATAAGCTGACGGCGGTTGGATCGGGAGGATTCTTCGGGAGTTCGGCGAGTCCTATTGGCGTTGCGGTGGCACTTGGAGACGACAGCGGGAGCGCGGAGGTCAAAGCAACCGGGTTGAACTAGGATGTCCCGGACGGTGTAGTTTTCGGCCCGGCGGCGGAGGCCCGTTCGAACCGAGCCTCCGCCGCCGGCCTTCGCTGTGTTTCACGCATAACGTTGTAAGGCTCGACCTTCTTACTTCGATTGCGCCAAGCCTTGAACGATCGTAGCGAATTTGTCGAGTATTTGGTTCCAGCCCTCGACCTGCCCGCTATTCTTCGCGCTTTCCATGGGTTCGTTGCCGATGAAGGTGAGCTTGGTCTGGCCGTTTCCAAGATCCTCGAAGAGAGTTACGTCGTACGCGCCGTCTATGGCCTCATGTTCTATTCCTAACTCTTCAGGCTCAACCTTGTTTCCCTGCGAGTCGGCAAAGTACATGGAGGAGACGATCTTCTCGTGCGGGATGATTTCGTGATATTCCCCGGCATTCCAGAACTCCTGACCATCCGGCGATCTCATGGAGCAGAGGAATTTGCCTCCTACGCGAAAGTCTATTTTGCATACGGGCGAGGTGAAGCCCTTCGGCCCCCACCACTGCATCACGTATTTCGGGTCTGTCCACGCCTTCCAAACCAGTTCGCGTGGGGCATCGAACACTCTCGTGATCACCATCCGCTCGACTTCGTTAACCGTGTTTTTCGTCATCTTGAAGCTCCTCTTTTTTCATTTGATTTATGACCGCATCCAGCTTGTCGAAGCTCTCTTCCCAGAATCGGCGATAGTTGAAGGCCCAATCGCTGACTGTCTTAATTGCCTCTGGCCTGAGCGTGCAGACACTTTCCCGTCCACGCTTTGTCTTGATCACAATCCGAGCCCGCACCAGGTAGGCGATGTGTTTTGAAATCATCTGCTGCGAGAGGGCAAACGGTTCCGTCAATCCGTGCACCGAGGCAGGACCGTGGGAGAGCCGTTCGATCATGGCCCGCCGGGTTGGGTCAGACAGTGCGGCAAAGGTTGTATTCAATCGATCCACAACCATATGGTAGTGGATTGTTTCTGAATGTCAAGTGTGAATTTGGGCACCGATACCCTTTGCCGTTTGCGGGGGATGAAGGATGGAGTGAATGCGCCGATGAGGTGCTAGAGGAAGGCGATGGCAGACGCAGATTCCCTTCGGGAATGAGAACCAGAGAGGCAACGGCAAGAGCTGCGGCTACGGCTGCTTGAGGCTGGCTACAACCGATTGGGGATCAACGAAAGCGGGGGGACGGGATAGGCTGGGGCAGATGACTATCCCGTCGGCGATGACGCTCGACTTGAATGCAGCAACGGAGAGCAATGGCTAAGGTACTGATTACTGGAATCGCTGGTTTTATCGGGTCGAGCATTGCTCGGGGCGTGCTGGCTGAGGGCGCAACGGTTGTTGGCGTCGATAACATGAGTTCGGGCAAGATGGAGAACCTTGAGGGGATCCGGGGGAGCGTCGATTTTCGCGAGGCGGATGTGCAGGACGCCGCGGCGATGAACGATGCGTGTGTTGGCGTGGATTACGTGTTTCATGAGGCGGCGATTCCTTCCGTGCCGATGTCGGTGAATGACCCGGTGGGAACGAATGGGCCGAATGTGAATGGGACGCTGACGATGCTCGAAGCGGCGCGGAAGGCGGGCGTGAAGAGGTTGCTATATGCGGCTTCTTCGGCTGCTTATGGCGACTCGCCGGAGCTTCCGAAGCATGAAGGGATGCTGCCGGGGCCGATCTCGCCTTATGCGGTGCAGAAGGTTGCGGGGGAGTATTACCTGCAGAGCTATGCGCGTGTGTATGGACTGGAGACGGTGTCGCTGCGGTACTTCAACGTGTTTGGGCCGAAGCAGGATCCTACGTCGCAGTACTCGGGCGTGCTTGCCCGGTTTATCTCGATGATGACGAAGGGGGAGACTCCGACGATTTTCGGGGATGGATCAACCAGCCGGGACTTTGTTTATATCGACAACGTCGTGCATGCGAATATGCTGGCGGCGACAACTTCGGCTCCTGTGTCGGGCAAGGTATTCAATGTGGCTACCGGGGTTCGGACGACGCTGCTTGAGGCTTATGAAGAGATCAAGCGGATTGTGGGGTATGAGGGCGGCGTGACCTTTATGCCGGAGCGGGATGGGGATATTCGGCACTCACTGGCGGATATTACGTGTGCGCAGACGGTGTTTGGGTATGGGGTGAAGAAGGATTTCCGGAGTGGTCTGGAGAAGACGATCGAGTGGTACCAAGGGGCTTAAGGGCCTTCTTTGGCTCCTTCGGCTGGAATACAACGGTTCTTTGTGTTGCTCACGATGACGACGCAGAACGGGCAACGACCCGGTTTGGCAGTGTAGGTCTCCCACCTTCGCCGACGATGAGGCTGTCGGCGAAGGTGGGGCCCCTTGCCGTGGTGGGTGAGACGAAAAACGGCAACGGCAGACGCAGATTCCCTTCGGGAATGACACCTAGAAAGCAAGGCGAGGGCAACCGCTAAGGCATGGGGGGTTAGCGGTTGGCCAGGGTTTGTTCGAGGGTCTGGTAGACGTTTGTCGCGACTTCCTGCCAGCTTCGGCCGTGGCGTCTGGAGATGGCTTCCGCGTTCCAGGTTTTGGATAGAACGACGTCGAGGGCTTCGGCGAGGGCTTTGGGATTTTTGGGGGGGACCAGGCGGCCGGCTTCGTCATCCATGAGCTCGGGGATGCCGCCTACGCGGGTGGCGACTACGGGGCGGCCGGAGGCCATGGCTTCGATGACGACGTTGGGGCAGCCTTCGTTGTAGCTGGGGAGAGTCACGAGGTTCGAGGCGGCCATCCAGACGGCTATCCGGGGGGAGAGGCAGGCGGGGATGAAGGTGACGGTCTCGCTTAGATTCAGGCGGGCTACGGCCTGCTCGAGGATGGGCTTGTCGGGGCCGTCGCCGACGAGATAGCAGTGGGTGTCCGGGCGGGTGGCTCGGAGCTGGGACATGGCTTCGACGAGTTCTACAAGGCCTTTGCGGACGTCGAGACGGCCTACGTATACAAGGAAGTCCTGGTGGGGTGGGAGGCCCAGAGAGGCGCGGGCTTCGGCGCGGCCGCGTGGGTAGAAGACGGCGGTGTCGCAGCCGTTGAGCTCGGCTTTGGAGCGGGCTGGGCTTGCGCCGAGGCGACGAGCAGTGTTGCAGAGGTCGTGGCTGACGGTGAGGACGAAGTTGGCCTTGCGAAGAGCGGTGCCGACGTGGCGGGCGACCAAGCGGCCGGGGATGCGGTTGAGGTCGGAGCCGATGGCGGTGAGGACGACGGGGACGTTGAGGGTGCGGCCGATTCGGACGGCGGCGTAGCCGTCGGGATAGATGACGTAGCTGAGGATGAGGTCGGGCTGGAAGGCGCGGACATCCGGGGTGAGGTAGTGGGCGATGGCTAGGCCGTTGAGAGGCCGAGAGACGACCGGGATCAGGGGGTAGGTGACGTAGGTGACGGGGACGTCGGGTGGACGCCAGGTGTGGTCGATATGCTTGCCGCGGCGTGCGGCAGGGGTGAGGAAGAATGGGTACTGGGGGTCAGAACAGAAGACGTGGAGGTCGCACTGTTTTGCGAGGAGGCGGAGGGTCTGGTACGCGGAGTGGCCGGCCCAGGGATTCAGCGAGGTGGGAAAGTAGTCGGTGACTACAGCGACTTTCATGCGCCGAGCTTTCTGAGAGAGCGAAGAAGGGTTGCGTATTGGCCAGCCAACGGGGCCCGGTGATAGGCGGCAATCTTTGCGAGATCGGGGTGGTAGGCCTTCGCTAGATTTTGGGTTCGGGCGATAGCTTCGGTGAAGAGTGTGCCGAGGGCGCAGGGGTCATTGACGGGCGCGGACCAGCCGGCGCCGGTGTCGTCGAGAATGCGGCGGACGTCTCCGGTGGGGTGGACAGCGGCGAGGATGGGACGGGCAGAGCCGAGGTAGTCGAAGAGCTTGGCGGCGACGTTGATGGGGTCGTGGGTGATGAGGAGGAGGTAGGTGGTGGTCTGGATGTGCCGGAGGGCTTCGGCCTGGGGCATGAAGCCGAGAAGCTCGACCTGGGGGCCGAGGCGGAGGAGGGTTTCGCGGAAAGCAGGGGTTTCGATGTAGCCGATGAAGCGGAGCTTGAGGCGCTCGCGCTGATCGGGGGGCAGGGCGAGGATGGCTTCGACGACGGGGGTGGGGTCGGTGGAGTTGTAGACGGTGCCGATGTAGGTGAGGACGGTGGAGTGCTGAGGGATGGTGGGGGCTTTGGCGGTGGGGGGTGGGGTGTCGTAGCCGTTGGGAATGCAGTGGAATTTGCAGGAGGGCTCGGAGGGGTAGCGCTTTTTGACCTCGGCTACGGCGGCGTGGGTGACACAGACGATGGCGGAGGCGTCGCGAATGGCTTCAGACTCGGCCTTGTGGGCGACGGCGCGGGCGCGGGCGTTGTTGTTGAAGCTGACGAGGTCGATGGTGGTGGTGAGCCACTCGTCACGGAAGTCGAGGACGATGGGGAGGTCCGGGAAGGAGTGGCGGAGACGGGTGACGAGGGTGGCGCTCGAGAACGGCGGGACGGTGATGAGGACGAGGTCGATCTTGCGCGAGCGGATGATGCGGCGGGCGGCGGGGAAGGCGAAGGGGAGCCAGCCGATCTGGGGGTCAGGCAGGAGCAGGTTGCCGATGAGGGCTTTGATGGGGTTGGGTTTCGCTATTTTCTTCGGGAGAGAGGGTGCGGCGGCTTTTGTGTTTGCCGAGCGGCGGTTGACGGCTTTCTTGATGGCCTTGCGTAAAGCGAAGGGCAGGTCGAGAGCCCAGGTGCGATGGATATAGATGTCGGGATCGAGCTGAGTGAGGAGCTTCGGGTCGTGGCCTACGGCGGCAGCGTTGCGGGCGGTGAGGACGTCGACCTGAATGCCGTTTGCGGGGAGATACTTGGCGAGCGAGAGGGCGCGCAGGACGCCGACGCCGGCTGCGGGAGGGAAAGAGTAGGTGATGAGGAGGACTCTCATGCTGCACCCGTCCTGGCGTGGATGAGGTTGTCGACGGCGCGGAACATCTCGTAGGCGCTGGCCCAGTGGAGTTCGATGCCTTGCTCGCGGGTGATTTCGTGGATCCACTGGAACATCGGGGCGAGGGTGCCGGGGTTATTGCCGGTGCCGAGTAGGACGGCGGCGTTGTCTTCGCGGGCGCTGTGTCCGTAGAGCTTGAGAAAGATATCATCGCCGACGCGAGGGGCAAGGTCGAGCCACTGGAGGACGCGGTTGCGGGTGGGCGGGTCGTAGCAGGCGAGCTCGCCGGTCTCAAGGCGGGGCGTGAGGCGGTCTTTGAAGCGGATGCCGAGGGGGCCTGTGATCATGAGGAGGTCGCCGCGGCGCCCGCCGCCAATGGTGGCCTCGATACCCTGGTCGAAGCCACGGGGCTTTTCGGGATCGCCAGTGGTCCAGTAGACCTGGTTGAGGATGCGGGACTGCGTGGGCGAGGGGATGGAGGGCATGGTGAAGTCGGCGTAGCAGCCGAGGTCGCGGAGGGCCTGGAGCTCGCCTTTGACGCCGCACCAGAGGCCGTCGGGGCGGGAGTTGTCGAGTGCCCAATTGCCGTGGATGAAGCCGAAGACTCGTTTGCCGTCGTGATCGTGCAGGAGGCCGTGGTTGTTGCGAAGTTGATCGAGGAAGAGGGTCATCTTCTCGCGGAAGGTGTCGACGGTGTCGTGATTGTGGTGGATGTGGACTTCGAGGTCGGTGATCCCGGCGCGGGAGAGTTCGGCGAGGGATTCGACGATGCCCTCGTGGTACTCCTCCTGGGGGTAGAAGAAGGTGAAGCAGGGGGGGCGGCCGTTGGCGTCTTTCGGGGCGTTGTTGGCGATGAGGGGCCAGAGGTTCTGCCAGGCGGCTACGCGGGCGGTGCCGATTTCGACGGAGGATGGGCCGCCAAGGGGCTCGTAGTGGTCGGTGAGGGCAACCCAGAGGCGCTTCGCGGGCCGTCGATTCCGCGCGGTTGCGCGGTGCCTGAGGTACGCCGGTAGCCAGAGGTTTGCGTTCTTTGGATACTTCACTTGGGTCCTATTCGTTTGCTCGGCTTCGAGCGGAGGTCAAGAACAGACAACGGCGACGGCAATTGCAGTAGGCTGATGCGGGGTGCTTGTTCCAACGTATGAAGATCATTCATGTCATCTACAGCATGGAGCTGGGTGGAGCCGAGGTGCTGGTGGCGCAGCTTTGCCGCATGCAGCGGGCGAATGGGCACGATGTTTCTGTCTTTGCGTACTCGAAGCTCGGCTCGGTGGGTGAAGGGCTGCGAGACGAGGGGTTCGAGATCTATGTTCCGGGGGAAGCTCCTCCTGCACGAACGATGCTCCGGTACTATCGGCAGTTTGCGGCTTTGAGACCAGACGTGGTGCACTGTCATAATTCCGCCGCCACGTTGCAGGGGGCGCTGAGCGCGAGGCTCGCTGGAGTGAGGTGTGTGATCTCGACGCGTCATAGCCTGGTGGCTCCGCCGTATGACGTTGCGGGTGAGGTGAAGTACAACCTCATCGCACGATCGTGCGATGTGATTACCGGAATCTGCGAGATCACGTGCGAGAACCTGCGCGGGGGTCCGCTGGCGCAGAAGGAGAAGATCGTCCGGGTATACAACGGGTCTTCGGCGATCGAGCGGGTGGACCTTGCTCCGCTTGGCGATGAGTTCGTGAAGCGCGGGCTGACGCTGGTGTTCGTGGGAAGGCTCGCGGCGGTGAAGGACCTGGGGACGCTGCTGCGGGCCGTGGCGCTGGCGTCGGTGAAGGTGCCGGAGCTGCAGGCCTGGATCGTTGGGGATGGTCCGGTGCGGAAGGATCTGGAGGCGCTGGCGACCGCGCTGGGCGTTGCGGACAGGGTGCGGTTCTGGGGGCAACGGATGGATACGGACCGGTTCTTCTCGGCGGCGGATGTGTTTGCGATGTCGTCGGTGTCGGAGGGTCTGCCGATGTCGTTGCTGCAGGCGATGAGCCTCGGAATTCCGGCGGTGCTGACGGATGTGGGTGGGATGGCGGAGGTGCTCGGGCTGTCGAAGAGCGGGCTGCTTACGCCGGTGGGCGATTCGGTGGCGATGTCGGAGGCGATCGTGCGCCTGGCCGAGGGCCAGGCGCTGAGGGCGGAGTTCGCGAGGCGCGCGGTAGAGACGTATCGGGCCGAGTTTACGCTGGAGCGCATGGATGCGGCGTACATGGCGATTTACCGGGGGGAGTATGAGCTGCCGGTTTGAGCCGGGGGTTCGGGTACGAGTTAGGACTGCTAAGGCTTGGTGATTGGACGGTATGGGTTGCCCACCTTAGCGGACGGTGATGCTGTCCGCGAAAATGGGGCACCCGGCTTCTGGGCGAACTTGCTTCAAGACTGCGTGTGTTTCTGTGAGAAGAGATGGTTGTCCGCAGGGACTAGAGTGGGTAGCCAGATCTTCCAGAGCGGGCCGCGGGTGAACAGGTATGTATAGAGACCGGCGACTGCGGCGGCGTTGAGGACAAGGAGTGCGCTGGCGGGTGAGGCAATCCGGTGAAGGATCGGGATGCGGATCTTGAGGGCGGCGGCTGCCATGAGCCAGAAGGCGGTCTGTGCGATGGCGAAGGTCGCGAATGGGATCGAGTGGAGGCCGAGGAACGCCGACGACATGATCAGGAGAAGGAAGAGGTAGGGAACGACGAGGCGCAGAAGCTTATGCGAGACGAGTTGCAAGAGGACGCGGTTGCGCGGGGTCAGGATCCAGGGGGCGAGGCCGATGAGCTGGAAGTTTCCGGCAAGGGTGCGGACCTTGCGATCGAACTCTCCGGCGGCTTTGGCGGGCCAGCGGTCGACGACGATGGCGGTACGGTCGAGGACGCTGCGGTAGCCCTGGCCGATGACGGAGAGGGGCTGGAACATGTCGTCGAGGATGATGCCCTTTGGCGCGCGGGTGGCGAGAGTGCGGCGCACGGCGTAGAAGCCTCCGTAGACGCCGACGGGTGAGTCGAACTCGGCTTCACAGTTTCGGATGCCCTGCTCGTAGCGCCAGTAGAGGCCGCTGACGGCGGCGGCGGTGGCGTCGTGGCCTACGGTGTCGAGGACTAATTCGCCCGCTACACAGCCGACGGTTGGGTCGGCGAAGTTGGAAAGGAGTTCGGTGAGGGCTCCGGGGGCGATGCGGGGGCGGATGTCGACGAAGAGGAGGATGTCTCCCTGGGCGGCGGCGATGCCCTGGTTGACTGCTTCTGCTTTGCCGGCGTGCTGGTCAAGCACGATGGGGATCATGCGTGGGGATGCTGCGTTGCGCAAGATGTTAGGGGTGGCGTCGGTTGAACCGTCGGAGACGACGATGAGTTCGCGGACGAGGGTGGGATCGAGTGCGAGGAGATGGTCGATCTTGGCGGGGAGCATGG harbors:
- a CDS encoding SRPBCC family protein — translated: MTKNTVNEVERMVITRVFDAPRELVWKAWTDPKYVMQWWGPKGFTSPVCKIDFRVGGKFLCSMRSPDGQEFWNAGEYHEIIPHEKIVSSMYFADSQGNKVEPEELGIEHEAIDGAYDVTLFEDLGNGQTKLTFIGNEPMESAKNSGQVEGWNQILDKFATIVQGLAQSK
- a CDS encoding ArsR/SmtB family transcription factor is translated as MDRLNTTFAALSDPTRRAMIERLSHGPASVHGLTEPFALSQQMISKHIAYLVRARIVIKTKRGRESVCTLRPEAIKTVSDWAFNYRRFWEESFDKLDAVINQMKKEELQDDEKHG
- a CDS encoding SDR family oxidoreductase, whose product is MAKVLITGIAGFIGSSIARGVLAEGATVVGVDNMSSGKMENLEGIRGSVDFREADVQDAAAMNDACVGVDYVFHEAAIPSVPMSVNDPVGTNGPNVNGTLTMLEAARKAGVKRLLYAASSAAYGDSPELPKHEGMLPGPISPYAVQKVAGEYYLQSYARVYGLETVSLRYFNVFGPKQDPTSQYSGVLARFISMMTKGETPTIFGDGSTSRDFVYIDNVVHANMLAATTSAPVSGKVFNVATGVRTTLLEAYEEIKRIVGYEGGVTFMPERDGDIRHSLADITCAQTVFGYGVKKDFRSGLEKTIEWYQGA
- a CDS encoding glycosyltransferase, with the translated sequence MKVAVVTDYFPTSLNPWAGHSAYQTLRLLAKQCDLHVFCSDPQYPFFLTPAARRGKHIDHTWRPPDVPVTYVTYPLIPVVSRPLNGLAIAHYLTPDVRAFQPDLILSYVIYPDGYAAVRIGRTLNVPVVLTAIGSDLNRIPGRLVARHVGTALRKANFVLTVSHDLCNTARRLGASPARSKAELNGCDTAVFYPRGRAEARASLGLPPHQDFLVYVGRLDVRKGLVELVEAMSQLRATRPDTHCYLVGDGPDKPILEQAVARLNLSETVTFIPACLSPRIAVWMAASNLVTLPSYNEGCPNVVIEAMASGRPVVATRVGGIPELMDDEAGRLVPPKNPKALAEALDVVLSKTWNAEAISRRHGRSWQEVATNVYQTLEQTLANR
- a CDS encoding glycosyltransferase, which gives rise to MRVLLITYSFPPAAGVGVLRALSLAKYLPANGIQVDVLTARNAAAVGHDPKLLTQLDPDIYIHRTWALDLPFALRKAIKKAVNRRSANTKAAAPSLPKKIAKPNPIKALIGNLLLPDPQIGWLPFAFPAARRIIRSRKIDLVLITVPPFSSATLVTRLRHSFPDLPIVLDFRDEWLTTTIDLVSFNNNARARAVAHKAESEAIRDASAIVCVTHAAVAEVKKRYPSEPSCKFHCIPNGYDTPPPTAKAPTIPQHSTVLTYIGTVYNSTDPTPVVEAILALPPDQRERLKLRFIGYIETPAFRETLLRLGPQVELLGFMPQAEALRHIQTTTYLLLITHDPINVAAKLFDYLGSARPILAAVHPTGDVRRILDDTGAGWSAPVNDPCALGTLFTEAIARTQNLAKAYHPDLAKIAAYHRAPLAGQYATLLRSLRKLGA
- a CDS encoding glycosyltransferase is translated as MKIIHVIYSMELGGAEVLVAQLCRMQRANGHDVSVFAYSKLGSVGEGLRDEGFEIYVPGEAPPARTMLRYYRQFAALRPDVVHCHNSAATLQGALSARLAGVRCVISTRHSLVAPPYDVAGEVKYNLIARSCDVITGICEITCENLRGGPLAQKEKIVRVYNGSSAIERVDLAPLGDEFVKRGLTLVFVGRLAAVKDLGTLLRAVALASVKVPELQAWIVGDGPVRKDLEALATALGVADRVRFWGQRMDTDRFFSAADVFAMSSVSEGLPMSLLQAMSLGIPAVLTDVGGMAEVLGLSKSGLLTPVGDSVAMSEAIVRLAEGQALRAEFARRAVETYRAEFTLERMDAAYMAIYRGEYELPV
- a CDS encoding glycosyltransferase → MKSIFWISLAVVLYTYAGYPILIAALARLYPRPWLRARWPANTQPPISIIMAVHNGAAMLPAKIDHLLALDPTLVRELIVVSDGSTDATPNILRNAASPRMIPIVLDQHAGKAEAVNQGIAAAQGDILLFVDIRPRIAPGALTELLSNFADPTVGCVAGELVLDTVGHDATAAAVSGLYWRYEQGIRNCEAEFDSPVGVYGGFYAVRRTLATRAPKGIILDDMFQPLSVIGQGYRSVLDRTAIVVDRWPAKAAGEFDRKVRTLAGNFQLIGLAPWILTPRNRVLLQLVSHKLLRLVVPYLFLLLIMSSAFLGLHSIPFATFAIAQTAFWLMAAAALKIRIPILHRIASPASALLVLNAAAVAGLYTYLFTRGPLWKIWLPTLVPADNHLFSQKHTQS